In Equus przewalskii isolate Varuska chromosome 6, EquPr2, whole genome shotgun sequence, one DNA window encodes the following:
- the LOC103561867 gene encoding olfactory receptor 7G3-like: MESGNQTSVPEFLLLGLLEDPELQPLLFGLFLTMYLVTVLGNLLIILAVSSVSHLHTPMYFFLSQLSLVDISFTSTIVPKMLVNIQTENKAITYTGCLTQVYFFMVFICMDNLLLTVMAYDRYVAICHPLYYTVIMNLPLCGLLILLSLFISIMNALLHTLMVFHLSFRTDLKIPHFFCELSEILKLACSDTLINNILVYLVTSLLGVGPLSGIIFSYTRIVSSILRIPSTDGKYKAFSTCGSHLSVVSLFYGTCVGVYLSSAANFPSRRRAVASVMYTVFTSMMNPFIYSLRNRDIKGALRKLISGTFSFSWFCHLPWVWASRMTQRE, translated from the coding sequence ATGGAATCAGGAAACCAGACAAGTGTGCCAGAATTCCTCCTCCTTGGTCTCTTAGAAGATCCAGAACTACAGCCCCTTCTCTTTGGGCTGTTCCTGACCATGTACTTGGTCACTGTGCTTGGAAACCTGCTTATCATCCTAGCTGTCAGCTCTGTCTCTcacctccacacacccatgtatttcttcctctcccaacTCTCCTTGGTTGACATCTCTTTCACTTCCACTATAGTCCCCAAGATGCTGGTGAACATACAGACAGAGAACAAAGCCATCACCTACACAGGCTGCCTCACTCAGGtatatttttttatggtttttatatGCATGGACAATTTACTTCTGACCGTGATGGcttatgaccgctatgtggccatctgccaccCTCTGTATTACACAGTCATCATGAACCTCCCCCTCTGTGGCCTCCtgattcttctctctttgttcatTAGCATTATGAATGCCTTGCTCCACACTCTGATGGTGTTCCATCTGTCCTTCCGCACAGACTTGAAAATTCCCCACTTCTTCTGCGAACTCTCTGAGATCCTCAAACTCGCCTGTTCTGATACTCTTATCAATAACATCCTGGTGTATTTAGTGACTAGCTTGTTGGGTGTTGGTCCCCTCTCAGGGATAATTTTCTCTTATACTCGAATTGTCTCCTCCATCCTGAGAATCCCATCAACTGATGGAAAATATAAAGCCTTTTCCACCTGTGGGTCTCACCTGTCTGTTGTTTCCTTGTTCTATGGGACTTGTGTTGGTGTCTACCTTAGTTCTGCAGCTAATTTCCCCTCCAGGAGGAGGGCAGTGGCCTCAGTGATGTACACTGTGTTCACTTCCATGAtgaaccccttcatctacagcctgaggaacagggACATTAAGGGGGCCTTGAGGAAACTCATCTCTggaacattttccttttcatggTTCTGTCATCTGCCTTGGGTATGGGCTTCTAGAATGACTCAAAGGGAATAA